From a region of the Flavobacterium sediminilitoris genome:
- a CDS encoding ABC transporter ATP-binding protein → MAQPIIEIKDIKRDFPLGEEIIHVLKGIDLTINKGEYVALMGPSGSGKSTLMNLLGCLDTPTSGSYVLNGKLVSEMHDDELAEIRNKEIGFVFQTFNLMPRTTALDNVALPMVYAGYSKSERNERATEVLTQVGLADRMDHKPNQLSGGQRQRVAVGRALVNKPAIILADEPTGNLDSKTSVEIMNLFNDIHANGNTVILVTHEEDIAAYAHRIIRLRDGIIESDITNK, encoded by the coding sequence ATGGCACAACCAATCATCGAAATAAAAGATATTAAAAGAGATTTTCCTCTTGGAGAAGAAATTATTCACGTTTTAAAAGGAATTGATTTAACTATTAACAAAGGAGAATATGTAGCATTAATGGGACCATCTGGTTCAGGAAAATCTACACTTATGAATCTTTTAGGATGTTTAGATACTCCCACATCTGGAAGTTATGTTTTAAATGGAAAATTAGTTTCTGAAATGCATGATGATGAATTAGCCGAAATTCGTAACAAAGAAATAGGATTTGTATTTCAAACTTTTAATCTAATGCCAAGAACAACAGCATTAGACAATGTTGCATTACCAATGGTTTATGCTGGCTATTCAAAATCTGAAAGAAATGAAAGAGCTACGGAAGTACTTACTCAAGTAGGATTAGCCGACAGAATGGATCACAAACCAAATCAACTTTCTGGTGGTCAAAGACAACGTGTAGCTGTTGGACGAGCATTAGTAAACAAACCAGCTATTATTCTTGCTGATGAACCTACAGGAAACTTAGACAGTAAAACATCAGTAGAAATCATGAATCTTTTCAATGACATTCATGCCAATGGAAACACTGTAATATTAGTAACTCACGAAGAAGACATTGCTGCTTATGCACATAGAATAATTCGTCTTAGAGACGGTATTATAGAAAGTGATATTACAAACAAATAA
- a CDS encoding alpha/beta hydrolase: MKKKLSKILKSIILIIIVLSGLLYFFQEKIIFLPEKLDKNYDFSFKNDFEELNFKTNDNTTLNGLLFKAKESKGLVFYLHGNAGSLKNWGYISDLYTNFNYDIFILDYRGFGKSEEKIKNEEQLFEDNQLVYNKLKEKYTEKDIIVIGYSIGSGLAAKLASENNPKHLILQAPYYSLTDLVKSKYSFIPTFLLKYKIETDKFLKDCKMPITIFHGDNDNVIYYESSVKLKNQYKDEINFITLKGQNHNGINENYEYAYHLMNILKYKPKEIINESLHKNRR; this comes from the coding sequence ATGAAAAAGAAACTATCTAAAATACTTAAAAGTATTATTTTAATAATAATAGTTCTTTCTGGATTACTTTACTTTTTTCAGGAAAAAATAATATTTCTACCTGAGAAACTAGATAAAAACTACGACTTTTCTTTTAAAAATGATTTCGAAGAATTAAATTTTAAAACAAATGATAATACAACTTTAAATGGTTTATTATTCAAAGCAAAAGAATCTAAAGGTTTAGTATTTTATCTTCATGGAAATGCAGGTTCATTAAAAAATTGGGGTTACATTTCAGATCTATATACCAATTTTAATTATGATATATTCATTCTTGACTATCGCGGATTTGGAAAAAGTGAAGAAAAAATAAAAAATGAAGAACAATTATTCGAAGACAATCAATTAGTTTATAACAAATTAAAAGAAAAATATACTGAAAAAGATATTATTGTAATTGGATATTCAATAGGCTCAGGATTAGCTGCAAAATTAGCTTCAGAAAACAATCCAAAACATTTAATTTTACAAGCCCCTTATTATAGTTTAACTGATTTAGTAAAAAGTAAATATTCATTCATTCCTACATTTCTTTTAAAATATAAAATAGAAACCGATAAATTTCTAAAAGATTGTAAAATGCCAATAACAATATTTCATGGAGATAATGACAATGTCATTTATTATGAATCATCTGTTAAATTAAAAAATCAATACAAAGACGAGATAAACTTTATTACTTTAAAAGGACAAAATCACAATGGAATCAATGAAAATTATGAATACGCATATCATTTAATGAATATTTTAAAATACAAACCCAAAGAAATTATAAATGAAAGTTTACACAAAAACAGGAGATAA
- a CDS encoding cob(I)yrinic acid a,c-diamide adenosyltransferase — translation MKVYTKTGDKGTTALFGGTRVPKHHIRIESYGTVDELNSHIGLIRDQDINSDYKSVLIEIQDRLFTLGAILATPPEKEILKNGQQRLNINRISEEDIQYLEKEIDKMDTELPQMTHFVLPGGHTTVSYCHIARCVCRRAERLSVHLNEIEPTDIHVLTYLNRLSDYLFVLARKLSHDLKADEVKWIPRK, via the coding sequence ATGAAAGTTTACACAAAAACAGGAGATAAAGGCACTACAGCTCTTTTTGGAGGAACACGAGTACCTAAACATCATATAAGAATAGAAAGTTATGGAACAGTTGATGAACTAAACTCGCATATCGGTTTAATTCGAGATCAAGACATAAACTCAGATTACAAATCTGTTTTAATTGAAATACAAGATCGATTATTTACACTCGGTGCTATTTTAGCAACTCCACCAGAAAAAGAAATTTTAAAAAATGGGCAGCAACGATTAAATATAAACCGAATTTCTGAAGAAGACATCCAATATTTAGAAAAAGAAATCGATAAAATGGATACAGAATTACCGCAAATGACTCATTTTGTTCTTCCAGGCGGTCACACTACTGTGTCATATTGTCATATTGCACGTTGTGTATGTCGCAGAGCAGAACGTTTATCTGTTCATCTTAATGAAATAGAACCGACAGATATACATGTTCTCACCTACTTAAACCGACTTTCTGACTACCTTTTTGTACTGGCACGAAAGTTGTCTCATGACTTAAAAGCAGATGAAGTTAAATGGATTCCAAGAAAGTAA
- a CDS encoding DUF2795 domain-containing protein, whose product MYWTLELASYLSDAPWPATKDELIDYAIRTGAPLEVVENLQSIEDEGEIYESMEEIWPDYPTDDDYLWNEDEY is encoded by the coding sequence ATGTATTGGACATTAGAATTAGCATCCTACCTGAGTGATGCTCCATGGCCTGCTACCAAAGACGAACTTATCGACTACGCAATCAGAACTGGTGCACCACTAGAAGTAGTAGAAAATCTTCAATCAATTGAAGATGAAGGAGAAATTTACGAATCTATGGAAGAAATCTGGCCTGATTATCCAACAGATGACGACTATCTTTGGAATGAGGATGAATATTAA
- the secA gene encoding preprotein translocase subunit SecA yields the protein MSIINSILKAFVGDKSQKDVKAIQPLVTKIKTFESALMSLSHDELRAKTAEFKEKIKTARSEKDNQIAELKQNAEQTTDIDAREDIYLEIDALEKEAYEISEKVLNDILPEAFGVLKETARRFKDNTSITVSATAKDRELSAIKPYITIEGDSANWANSWDAAGKAITWDMIHYDVQLIGGVVLHQGKIAEMQTGEGKTLVATLPLYLNALTGNGVHLVTVNDYLARRDSTWKAPLFEFHGLTVDCIDNHQPNTAARRKAYNADITYGTNNEFGFDYLRDNMAHSPEDLVQRKHNFAIVDEVDSVLIDDARTPLIISGPVPQGDRHEFNELKPKVDNLVTLQRKLATDCLTEAKKLIKEGNTKEGGFYLLRSYRAIPKNKALIKFLSEDGVKQLLQKTENHYMQDNNREMPKIDEALYFVIEEKNNQVELTDNGIQFLSKDTDEHFFVLPDIGTEIARIEKLNLAKEEEAEKREELYKDFSVKSERIHTLTQLLKAYTLFEKDTEYVIMDNKVMIVDEQTGRIMDGRRYSDGLHQAIEAKENVKIEAATQTFATVTLQNYFRMYSKLAGMTGTAVTEAGEFWEIYKLDVVEIPTNRPIARKDKEDLIYRTVREKFNAVIEDVVVLSKAGRPVLIGTTSVEISELLSRMLKIRNIPHNVLNAKMHKSEAEIVAEAGKPGVVTIATNMAGRGTDIKLSDEVKKAGGLAIIGTERHDSRRVDRQLRGRAGRQGDVGSSQFYVSLEDNLMRLFGSERVAKVMDRMGLKEGEVIQHSMMTKSIERAQKRVEENNFGVRKRLLEYDDVMNAQREVVYKRRRHALHGERLKVDIANMMYDTCELIVQNNKLAGDFKNYEFELIRYFSISAPISAADFSKLQEREIVTQTYKAVLQHYTEKSERNTKEAFPVIRNVYENNNGQYERIVVPFTDGIKSLNIVTDLEKAYNSEAKSLLTDFEKNVSLAIIDEAWKKHLRKMDELKQSVQLAVHEQKDPLLIYKFEAFNLFKKTIDDVNKEVISFLFKADLPSQNPNAISEAKEVRRKENYTESKDEVLNTDELAARNREAGQQAQNRPQITETIVRETPKINRNDTVTIKHVMSGKSETMKFKKAESMIASGEWVLVNE from the coding sequence ATGAGTATAATTAATTCTATACTGAAAGCTTTTGTAGGAGATAAATCTCAAAAAGACGTAAAAGCTATTCAACCACTTGTAACAAAAATAAAAACATTTGAATCGGCTCTTATGTCGCTTTCTCATGATGAATTGAGAGCTAAAACAGCCGAGTTCAAAGAAAAAATAAAAACTGCAAGATCTGAAAAAGATAATCAAATTGCAGAATTAAAACAAAACGCAGAACAAACTACAGATATTGATGCGCGTGAAGATATTTATTTAGAAATTGATGCACTTGAAAAAGAAGCTTACGAAATTTCTGAAAAAGTATTAAATGACATTCTTCCTGAAGCATTTGGCGTATTAAAAGAAACAGCACGTCGTTTTAAAGATAACACTTCAATAACAGTTAGCGCAACTGCAAAAGACAGAGAATTATCTGCAATAAAGCCATATATTACAATTGAAGGAGATAGCGCTAATTGGGCAAATTCATGGGATGCTGCTGGTAAAGCCATCACTTGGGATATGATTCACTATGATGTTCAGTTAATTGGTGGTGTAGTACTACATCAAGGTAAAATTGCCGAAATGCAAACAGGTGAAGGTAAAACTTTAGTAGCAACACTTCCATTATATTTAAATGCTCTTACTGGAAATGGAGTGCATTTAGTAACGGTAAATGATTATTTAGCACGTCGTGATAGTACTTGGAAAGCACCTTTATTTGAATTTCATGGTTTAACTGTTGATTGTATCGACAATCATCAACCTAATACTGCTGCACGTAGAAAAGCATACAATGCTGATATTACTTATGGTACAAATAACGAATTTGGTTTCGATTATTTACGTGATAATATGGCACATTCACCTGAAGACTTAGTACAAAGAAAACATAACTTTGCTATTGTTGATGAGGTCGATTCTGTATTAATTGATGATGCTCGTACACCATTAATCATTTCTGGACCAGTTCCTCAAGGTGATCGTCATGAATTTAATGAATTAAAGCCAAAAGTTGATAATTTAGTTACTCTTCAACGTAAATTAGCAACAGACTGTTTAACAGAGGCAAAAAAATTAATTAAAGAAGGAAATACAAAAGAAGGTGGATTTTATTTACTTCGTTCTTACAGAGCTATTCCTAAAAACAAAGCATTAATTAAATTTTTATCAGAAGATGGAGTAAAACAATTACTTCAAAAAACTGAAAATCATTATATGCAAGATAATAATAGAGAAATGCCTAAAATTGATGAAGCATTATACTTTGTTATTGAAGAAAAAAACAATCAAGTTGAATTAACGGATAACGGAATACAATTTTTATCTAAAGATACTGATGAACATTTCTTCGTTCTTCCAGATATTGGAACAGAAATTGCTAGAATTGAAAAATTAAATTTAGCAAAAGAAGAAGAAGCTGAAAAAAGAGAAGAATTATATAAAGATTTCTCTGTAAAATCAGAACGCATTCATACTCTTACTCAATTATTAAAAGCTTATACTTTATTCGAAAAAGATACAGAATATGTAATCATGGACAATAAAGTTATGATTGTAGATGAGCAAACAGGCCGTATTATGGACGGTCGTCGTTACTCAGATGGTTTACACCAAGCAATTGAAGCTAAAGAAAATGTAAAAATTGAAGCTGCAACTCAAACTTTTGCAACTGTTACATTACAGAATTATTTCCGTATGTATAGCAAATTAGCTGGTATGACGGGTACTGCGGTTACAGAAGCTGGCGAATTTTGGGAAATATACAAATTAGATGTAGTTGAAATACCAACAAATAGACCAATTGCACGAAAAGATAAAGAAGATTTAATTTATAGAACAGTTCGTGAAAAATTCAATGCTGTTATTGAAGATGTAGTTGTATTATCAAAAGCTGGTCGACCAGTATTAATTGGTACAACTTCGGTTGAAATTTCAGAATTATTGAGTCGAATGTTAAAAATCAGAAACATTCCTCACAATGTATTGAATGCAAAAATGCACAAAAGTGAAGCAGAAATAGTTGCTGAAGCGGGTAAACCAGGAGTTGTAACTATTGCTACAAACATGGCTGGTCGTGGAACAGATATTAAACTATCTGACGAAGTTAAAAAAGCAGGTGGTTTAGCTATTATAGGAACAGAACGTCACGATTCTCGTCGTGTTGACCGTCAGTTACGTGGTCGTGCTGGTCGTCAAGGAGATGTAGGTAGTTCTCAGTTCTATGTTTCTCTTGAAGATAATTTAATGCGTTTATTTGGTTCTGAAAGAGTAGCTAAAGTAATGGATAGAATGGGATTAAAAGAAGGTGAAGTAATTCAACATTCTATGATGACTAAATCTATTGAAAGAGCACAAAAAAGAGTGGAAGAAAACAACTTTGGAGTACGTAAACGTTTATTAGAATATGATGACGTTATGAATGCGCAAAGAGAAGTTGTTTACAAACGTCGTCGTCATGCATTACATGGAGAGCGTTTGAAAGTGGATATTGCAAACATGATGTATGATACTTGCGAACTTATTGTTCAAAACAATAAATTAGCTGGTGATTTTAAAAACTATGAGTTCGAATTAATTCGTTATTTTTCAATTAGTGCTCCAATTTCTGCTGCTGATTTTTCAAAGCTTCAAGAAAGAGAAATTGTAACCCAAACTTATAAAGCGGTTTTACAACATTATACTGAAAAATCAGAAAGAAATACAAAAGAAGCTTTCCCTGTTATTAGAAATGTATATGAAAACAATAATGGTCAATATGAGCGTATTGTAGTTCCTTTTACAGATGGTATTAAATCCTTAAACATTGTAACTGATTTAGAAAAAGCTTATAATTCTGAAGCAAAATCTTTATTAACTGATTTTGAAAAGAATGTATCATTAGCTATTATTGATGAAGCGTGGAAAAAACACCTTCGTAAAATGGATGAGCTAAAACAATCTGTTCAGTTAGCCGTTCATGAACAAAAAGACCCTTTACTAATCTATAAATTTGAAGCTTTTAATTTATTCAAAAAGACAATAGATGATGTAAACAAAGAAGTAATTTCTTTCTTGTTTAAAGCAGATTTACCTTCTCAAAATCCGAATGCTATTAGTGAAGCAAAAGAAGTTAGAAGAAAAGAAAACTATACTGAAAGTAAAGATGAAGTTCTAAATACTGACGAATTAGCCGCAAGAAACAGAGAAGCTGGTCAACAAGCACAAAATCGTCCACAAATTACAGAAACAATCGTTAGAGAAACTCCAAAAATTAATCGTAATGATACTGTTACTATTAAACATGTTATGAGTGGAAAGAGCGAAACTATGAAATTCAAAAAAGCAGAAAGTATGATTGCTTCTGGAGAATGGGTTCTCGTTAACGAATAA